CACCCTCAAGTACACGCAGTCCAACTCGGTCTGCTTCGTCCTCGACGGCCAGGCGATCGGCGTCGGCGCCGGCCAGCAGTCGCGCGTGCACTGCGTGCGCCTCGCCGGCCTCAAGGCCGACCTCTGGCGGCTGCGCCAGCACCCGAAGATGCTGGATCTGCCCTTCAAGGCGGAGGTCAAGCGAGCGGTGCGCGACAACGCGATCGATCAGCTCCTGCGCGACGACGTCACGCCGCCGGAGAAGGCGCAGCTCGGCGCGCTCTTCACGAAGCCGACGGCGGGGCTGACCGTCGACGAGAAGCGCGCCTGGGTTGCCGGGCAAACCGGCGTCGCCCTCGGCTCGGACGCCTTCTTCCCGTTCCGCGACAGCATCGACCGCGCCGCGGCCTCCGGCGTGAAGTACGTCCTGGAGCCGGGCGGATCAGCGCGCGACCAGGAGGTCATCGCGGCCGCGAACGAGTACGGCATGACCGTCGTCTTCAGCGGCGTGAGGTTGTTCCACCACTAGCCGCCGGCCGCCCACGGCCGGCCTGCGGCGATAGCCGCAGACTCCCTGTCTGCCTTGGTGTCCCCGGGGCCGTCTGCGTCCGCTTCACCGTATCATTAACATTTTCGTGTTGAACAAGCCGCCTCGACTCTCTAAGGTAACGGCCACAGCATCGCGGGGCACTCCCCTCGGCCCCCTGACACGGCTATGTCGCGAGGGACGGCAAGCGCTCGTGCGCACGGCAGGGGGAGGGGCGGGATGAAGCACAAGTTCACCTGGTTGGCGACGATCTTTCTCTGCGGCTGTCCGGTCGTGAGTGCCCAGGCGGCCCCGGTGCCGGCGGTGTTCCCGGTGACGGTGTCCGTGCAATCGCTTCCGTCATACGAGATCTACGACATCACCTTCGCGCTCTACGACCGTCCCCTGGGCGGGGTCGCGCTCTGGGCGGAGACGAAGAGGTACGCGATCCCCGCTTCGCAGCGGATCCTGCACAACCTCGGCAGCGTCAGTCCGACGTCGAATCCGATCGACCCGAGGCTCTTGAACAGGCAGCTCTGGGTGCAGGGGAGCGCGGTCATGAAGGGAGTCACGGTGAAGTTCCCCCGCGTGAAGCTCGGCGTCGTTCCTTACGCGGTTCGCAGCGAGACGGCCGGAGCGCTCGAGGGGAGGCTGGCCGCCGGACAGTTTGACGCGACGGGCGCGGCGGCCGGGGATCTGCTGACCGCTGACGGCAGCGGCGCGGCCTCATGGCAGACGCCGGCAGGGGGGGCCGGAGGTGTCTCCGCGGTGCTCACCCCCGTGGGAGGGGGGCTGCAGGGAGGCGCCGAGGGCGGGTCCGTGAGCCTGGGCCTGGTGACGAGCTGCGGCCCGGACGAGATCCTCAAGTGGAACGGCTCGGCGTGGGCGTGCGCGCAGGATGCGGTCACGAACGGCGGGGGGACGCTGACGGAAGTGGCCACCGGCGACGGCCTCACGGGCGGGCCGATAACGGGGACCGGAACGATCTCGGTGGCGACCGGCGGCATCGTCGAGAAGATGATCGCCGACGGCGCGGTGACGAACGCGAAGATCACCGGGCCGATATCCACGTCCAAGCTCGAGGTGGGGAAGGCGGCGGGCACCGTGGCGGCGGGAGACCACGCGCACGCCGAGATGGGCGACATCACGGCCGTGAACACCGCGGAGGGCTCCGGTCTGACCGGCGGCGCCGGATCCGGTGCGGTGTCGCTCTCGGTGGACACGGCGACGATCCAGGCGCGCGTGGGCGGAGCGTGCGCCCCGGGCAGCTCCATCCAGGCCATCGCCGCCGACGGGACGGTGAGGTGCGAGGTCGATGACGGCGAGGGCTCGACCTGGTCCCTCGCGGGAAACTCGGGGACGAACCCGGCCACCAATTTCATCGGCACGACCGACAGCTCGCCGCTCGAGCTGCGCGTCAACAACCAGCGGGCGCTGCGGCTGGAGCGGACGGTGACAAGTGGTGAGTGGAGCATCTGGTGGTATGCGGGGCAGAACGTGGTGGGTGGAGATGCCGGCAACTGGGTCACACCGCGAGTGACCGCTGCGACGATCTCCGGGGGCGGCGGGATTCGCGACGGCGCGGCAGCGGCGAACAGGGTCACCGACGTCGGGGGAACGGTGTCGGGAGGGTTGGGCAACCAGGCGGGTAATGCAGGGGATTTCGTCGACGACGGGAGACTCGCCACGGTTGGTGGTGGCGGCTACAACACGGCCAGCGGCGCGAACGCGACCGTCGCAGGCGGGGGCGACAACACGGCCAGCGGCGCGAACGCGACCGTCGCAGGGGGGGGCGCAAATACCGCGAGCGGCTGGTTCGCGGCAGTATCCGGCGGCGGTGGAAACACTGCGAGCAGCTACGCCGCGGCAGTGTGTGGCGGCTCCGGCAATAGTGCAGCCAACGAATACGCAGTGGTTGCCGGCGGCAGGCAGAACGTGGCCGGTGGCTACGCCAGCTTCGCTGCCGGATCACAGGCGAATGTTCGCACACCCGCCGAGTCGGGCGACAGCTATGGCGATACCGGGACGTTCGTCTGGAACGACAACAGCGGGGGCTCGTTCCAGTCCACGGGCGACAACCAGTTCCTGGTTCACGCCTCAGGTGGCGTCGGCATCAACAAGAACAACCCGAGCTGTGCGCTCGACGTGGCCGGGACTGCCAGCGCCACCGCGAGCGTCGGCAACGGGGTGACGGGGATCAGTGGAGATTGGGCTGCAAGCGGCGTCTACGGGGAAAATGCAGACGGGGTGGGCGTGGCCGGCCGCGCGGTCGGGATCGGCATCGCGGTCCTGGGCGACAACCCGGGAGGCCTGGGGAGGGCCGGAGTGTTCAACGGCGCGGTCGAGGTCAACGGAAGCCTTTCGGTGAGCGGCACGCTTTCCAAGGGCGGGGGCTCCTTCAAGATCGACCATCCTCTCGACCCGCGAAACCGGTACCTCTCGCACTCGTTCGTCGAGTCGCCGGACATGATGAACATCTACAACGGCAACGTGACCACGGACGAGCGGGGCTACGCGACGGTTGGGCTGCCGGCATGGTTCGGCGCGCTCAACCGCGACTTCCGCTACCAGCTCACGGTGATCGACGAGGCGGACGGCGAGGGCTTCGTGCAGGCCAAGGTGATCCGGGGCGTCGCGGAGAACCGCTTCACGATCCGCACGAGCGCGCCGGGCGCAACCGTCTCCTGGCAGATCACGGGCATCCGGCAGGATCCGTACGCGAACGAGCACCGCATTCCCGTCGAGGAAGACAAGCCGGTTGCGGAGCAGGGGAGGTGCCTGCACGCGGAGGCTTGCGGGGAGCAGCTGGCGCAGGGGAAGTAAGGCGGCGGGACCGGGGCGGCAATGAATGGCGACGGAGGTGGCATGAGAGGTGTGACATCAGTCCTGGTGGTGATGGTGGTCCTTCTGGCCGGCGTTTCGATCGTGCCCGGTCTCGCGGCACCGGTGCCCGCGGTCTTTCCCGTGACGGTCACGGTATCGACGCTGGCGGTCTCGACAACGCCGTACCGGTTCACCTTTGCGCTCTTTGACGCGGCGAACGGCGGCACGAGGCTCTGGAGCGAGAGCAAGACATATCGGCTGCCGCTGAGCAGGAAGATCACGCACCAGCTCGGAAGTGTGAACCCGGCCGGCAACCCCATCAGTCCCGCTCTCTTCGACCGGCAGCTCTGGGTCGAGGCAAGCGTGGGCGCGAGGAAGTTCGCCCGGGTCAGGCTGGGCGTCGTTCCATATGCGGTGCGCAGCGAGTTGGCCGGGACCATCGAGGGGCGCGTCGCGGCGGGGCAGGTCGACGGTACGGGCGCCCTCGCCGGCGACGTCTTGACCGTGGGCGGCGACGGCGTCGCATCCTGGCAGCCGCCGGCGGTTGGCACCGGAGACATTCAGGCGGTGCAGACGCCCCCGGGTGGCGGCCTGGAGGGTGGCACGGAGGCCGGTGTGGCGAGCCTCAGCCTGCTGAGGACGTGCTCGTCGGGCGACGTGCTCAAATGGGACGGTCTGGCGTGGGCCTGCGCCCCGGACACGGACACGAACCCCGGCGGGACGGTCACCGCGATCACGGCTGGCGCGGGTCTGACCGGCGGGACGATCAGCACGAGCGGGACGATCGCGGTGGACACTGCGACGATCCAGGCGCGCGTGGGCGCCACGTGCGCCCCGGGCAGCTCGATCCGCGCCATCGGCGCCGATGGCGCCGTGACGTGCGAGGTGGACGACGCGGACACCGGGGGAGCCGGCACCGGCTGGGCGCTGAACGGGAACGCGGGGACGACGGGGGGAACGAATTACCTGGGGACCAGCGACAACCAGCCGCTCGAGGTGCGGGTGAACGGCACGCGCGCCCTGCGGGTGGAGCCGACGGCGGGGACGCCCAACCTGCTCGGCGGACATGGCGATAACGCCGTGACGGCGCCGGCCGGCGGCGCGGCGATCGGCGGCGGCGGGCAGGCGGGTGAGGCGAACACCGTGACAGACGATTTCGGCACGGTGGGCGGTGGGGCCGACAACCGCGCCGGCGACGGGAGTGGATCCGCAGCGGACGCGCCCTACGCCACTGTCGGCGGCGGCCAGGGCAACGCGGCCCAGGCGCAGTGGGCGACCGTGGGCGGCGGGCGCTGGAACAACGCCTCCGCCAGCCACACCACCGTGGCCGGCGGGTGGGGCAATGGCGCGTCGGGGAACTTTGCGTCTGTCGGCGGCGGTCAGGGCAACAGCGCGGACGGCGCTGGCGCCACGGTTGCAGGCGGGCAGCAGAACACGAGCGGCGGGGTGCAGGCCACGGTCGGCGGCGGGTACCAGAACAGGGCGACGCAGATGTACGGCGTCGTGGCGGGAGGCACGCAGAACCAGGCGACCGGGCAGGCGGCGACGATCGGCGGCGGCTCGGCGAACCAGGCCGCCGGCCCCGGCGGCACGATCGGCGGCGGCGTGTTGAACGAAGCCTCCGCGAACGCGGCGGTGGTTGCCGGCGGGCAGCTCAACGAGGCGAAGGGCGAATACGCCGCGGTTGCCGGCGGGACGCACAACGTGGCCGGCGGGCTCGGCGCCGCGGTCCCCGGGGGCCGGCACAACCAGGCGGGGGGCGAGACCAGCCTCGCGGCAGGCTATATGGCGGTGGTGCGCGGCGCGGCGGACAGCGGGGACGGCAACGGCGACGAAGGGACGTTCGTCTGGGCGGACGCGCAGGGCGTGCCCTTCGTCTCCACCGCACCCAACCAGTTCCTGGTGCGGGCCCAGGGCGGCGTCGGCGTCAATCGGAACGACCCGTCCTCGGCGCTGGACGTGAACGGCACCGTGACGGCGACGGGTCTGCGGCTGACGACGGCGCCGGCGGCCGGTTACGTCCTGACCGCCGACGCCGGCGGCAACGGCTCGTGGCAGCCGCCCGCGGCGGGTGGAGGCGGGACCGTGACCCAGGTCGCCAGCGGCGCAGGGCTCACGGGCGGGCCGATAACGGGGACCGGAACGATCTCGGTGGCGACCGGCGGCATCGTCGAGGCAATGATCGCCGACGGGGCCGTGACGGATGCCAAGATCGCCGGACCGATCGGGACGACGAAGCTCAACGTGGGGACGGCGGCCGGCACCGTGGCGGCGGGGGACCACGCGCATGCGGGAATGGGCGATATCACCGCCGTGAACACCGCGGACGGCTCCGGCCTGACCGGCGGCGCCGGATCCGGTGCCGTGTCGCTCGCGGTCGACACGACGACGATCCAGGCGCGCGTGGGCGGAGCGTGCGCCCCGGGCAGCTCGATCCAGGCCATCGCCGCCGACGGAACGGTGACCTGCGAGGCCGACGACAGCGGCGAGGGCTCGACCTGGTCCCTCGCCGGAAACTCGGGGACGAACCCGGGCACCACCTTCGTCGGCACGACCGATGACGTGCCGCTCGAGTTGCGGGTGAACAACCAGCGGGCGCTGCGGCTGGAGCGGGCGACGACGACCGTCGAGGCCAACACGTTTGCCGGGGTGAACGTCGTGGGTGGGGATGCCGGCAACGGCGTCACGGCGGGAGTCACCGCAGCGACTATCTCCGGGGGCGGCGGGACATTCAACGGCGCGGCAGCGGCGAACGAAGTCACCGACCTCGGGGGGACCGTGTCGGGCGGGTGGCAAAACCGGGCCGGTGACGGCCAGGGAACCCTGGACGATCGTGCGTTCGCCACCGTAGGGGGCGGCGGCGGCAACCTCGCGACGGGCCGATACGCAACGATCGCAGGCGGCGCAAGCAACTGGGCGACCGATGACTACGCCGCTGTCGGCGGCGGCGGGCTCAACCAGGCAGCCGGCTACAGCGCAACCGTCGGAGGAGGGTGGTCCAACCGCGCGAGCGGCTACGCCGCAACAGCGGCTGGAGGCCGCTCAAACGTGGCAAGCGGCGGCTATGCAGCCCTTGTCGGGGGTGATGGCAACACCGCGAGCGGCATGTATGCAGGCATCGCCGGAGGCTACGGCAACACTGCGAGCGGCGCCATGTCGATGGTTGCCGGTGGCGCGCAGAACGAGGCTGGAGGCCGCTTCAGTCTGGCTGCCGGCAGACGGGCCAAGGTCCGCAATCCGGCCCAATCGGGCGCTGCCGACGGCGACGAGGGGACGTTCGTCTGGGCCGACTCGGCCGACGCGGATTTCCAGTCCACGGGCGACAACCAGTTTCTGATTCGCGCCGCGGGCGGCGTGGGCATCAACAGGAACAGCCCAAGGTCTGCGCTCGACGTGGCTGGGACTATTTCTGCGAACAGCACATCGGGCAACGGCGTCCAGGGGACCAGTTACGTCGAAGGAGCGAGCGGCGTTTATGGGGAGTCTATCGGCGCGGGCTACGGTGTTGCGGGAAGAGCCTGGGGTTTTGACACAGCCATCTTCGGCGACAACCCCGGGGGAGACGGCCTCGCCGGGCTGTTCAACGGCAGGGTCTACGTCGGCGGCGACCTCGACGTGGCCGGCACGCTCACCAAGGGCGCCGGCTCGTTCAGGATCGACCACCCGCTCGACCCGCGAAACCGGTACCTCTCGCACTCGTTCGTCGAGTCGCCGGACATGATGAACATCTACAACGGCGTCGTGATGACCGACGAGCGCGGCTACGCGACCGTGGGGCTGCCGGCGTGGTTCGGCGCGCTCAATAGGGACTTCCGCTACCAGCTCACGGTGATCGGGTCTGGCGAGACCTGGGCCCGCGCCCGCGTCTTCGAGGAGATGAAGGAGGACCGCTTCGTCATCCAGACCGACGTGCCGGGCACGAAGGTCAGCTGGCAGGTCACGGGCATCAGGCAGGACCCGTACGCGAACGCGCACCGCATTCCCGTCGAGGAGGACAAGCCAGTCGCGGAGCGGGGCACGTGCCTGCACGCGGAGGCCTGCGGGGAGCAACTGGCGCAGGGACAGTAGGAGCGAATCGAAAGCGGCGGCGCGGGCGGCTACCAGCCTGCGCCGCCGTCAGTCCTTCGCCGGCCCCTCGCGCTGCGTCAGCAGCTCCAGCGCCTTCTTCTGGGCGGCGCCGCCGGCCGCGGCCTCTTCGAGGAGCTTGGCACGGTCCGGGCCCGCGCACTGCTCGGCCGAGGGGCACCAGGCGAGGCAGCCGATATCCATGCGCTCGTTGAAGACCATGGTGCCGCACTTGCGGCAGCGGCGCTTGAGCTCGTCCTTGAAAAACTCGAGCTGCTCGCCGCAGTTCTTGCACGCCACGTCGTACACCGCTTCTGGACCCCACTTCTGGGTGTCCTGGCCCGGGCATCTCACCATCGGCATCTCTCGCCCCTCTCTGTTCGTCTTGTCCTGCAATCAGTCTAGGGGGTGCGCGCGATCCGCACCTTGACCTGCGTCAAGTCGCGGCGAGCGCCTTGCCGGCCTCGTAGGCCTCCTGGAGGGCGGTCGGGTGCTCGCGGATCGCGCCCTTGGCATCCACGCCGCGGAAGGGGAGGAAGGCGTGCTCGGGGACGCTCACGGTGCGGAAGAAGGCCGTCACGGTGGAGTTGGCGCACTCGGCGTGCTTGACCATCTTCATGCCGCCGACTGTCAGGAAGAGCCCCTTGCGGCCTGCCGGGCCGGCGGGAATCTCGCGCTTGAGCAGGTACTTCTCGCACCAGAGCGCCTGGCAGCGGTCGATCATCGCCTTGGCTTGGGCGGGGATGCCGGAGAAGAAGATCGGACTGGCGAGGATGATGCGGTCGGCCTCCCGGATCGCGGCGTAGATCTTCGGCATCTCGTCGCCCTCGATGACGCAGGCGCCGGTCTCCTCGCAGCCGCCGCAGTTGAGGCAGCCGTGGATGTTCATCTGCGCAAGCCTGAAGAGCTCCACCGCGTGGCCGCCCTCCTGCACGCCGCGCATCGCCTCGTCGAGCAGGATCGACGTGTTGCCGCCCTTCCTCGGGCTGCCCAGGAACGCCATGATGCGCATCCGCACCCCCCTCCCGCCGGAGAATCTGCCTTCTACTTCCTCCATCTAAGATGCGCCGCCCGCACAGCGGGATGCAAGCCGTTCCCGGTCGATCCGGGAACCTGACTTTGAAGGAGTGAAATCGGGCGCAATCCCGTGCTAGACTATACAGACTGCCGTCCGGCAAGAGCGGCCGGCGACGATCATGGGAGCCGAGAGATAGCGGTGGCAAAGCTCAATTGTTGGGAGTTCACGAAGTGCGGCCGGGAGCCGGGAGGCGTCAATGCCGCGGCGCAGGGCGTCTGCCCGGCCGCGTCGGAAAACGCCCTCGACGGAGTGCATGGCGGCGTGAATTCGGGCCGCGCCTGCTGGGTGCTCGCGGGGACCTTCTGTGGCGGCGAAGTCGTGGGCAGCGCCGCGAAGAAGATCGCTTCCTGCAAGGAATGCGCGTTCTACAAGCTCGTCATGGCGGAGGAGGGCGAGTCGGCGCTCCCCACCACAAGCCTGATTCGCCGGCTGAACTGCGCCGGGAGGTTGGACTGACGTGGCTTATTCCTTCGATTTCTATAATGTTTTTTGTTTCTTGACAGACCAAGGCGACTTCCCGAAAATCCATCGGTCGATCCTGGGAAGACCGCCGGGAGGGGAGAGATGCCAGCTGGAGCATTGAAGCTCAGTTCCGCTCAGTCCCTCGCGCAGGAAGTCGCCCGCCGCTCGGGCCAGAATCTTCTCGCCTGCTATCAGTGCCGTCGGTGCGCCGCCGGCTGTCCGGTCGGGAAGGAGAGCGGCGTCACGCCGGACCGCCTGATCCGGATGCTCCTGCTCGGCGACGAGCAGGGGGCGCTGGACAACCTGCTGGTCTGGAAGTGCCTCGCCTGCTACACCTGCGGCACGCGCTGCCCGAACGACATCCAGACCGCGCGGATCACCGAGGTCCTCAAGCAGATCTCGAAGGCGCAGCACCGCGAGCCGCTGCTGCCGCGGGTTGCCGCCTTCCACGGCGCCTTCGTCAAGGCGGCGGGGCAGGCGGGGCGCTTCAACGAGCTGGTCGGCATGGGGATGTACGAGGCGCAGGTCGCCGCCGGCGAGCTGAAACGAACCGGCCTCAAGGGCGTCATAGCGGAACTGAAAGGCCAGGCGAAACTGGGCCAGGCGATGATGAAGAAGAAGCGGATGCACGTGAAGTACGAGACGGTGAAGAACAAGGGCGAGATCAAGGCCCTCTATCGGAAAGCGGGGCGGTGACGATGGCTGCGCCGGTGAAGGCCGAGATCGCCTACTTCCCGGGCTGCTCGCTGCACGCCTCCTCCGAGCTCTACGACCGCCAGTGCAAGACGGTCCTCGCGAAGCTGGACGTCGCGCTGCGCGAGATCGCGGACTGGAACTGCTGCGGGGCGACGTCGGCCGCCAAGGTCGACGACTTCCTCGCCATCGCCCTGCCGGCCCGCAACCTCGGCATCGCCGACGCCACCGGCCTGGCGGAGATGATGATCCCCTGCTCCTCGTGCTACAGCCGGACACTGGTCGCGCAGCGGCGCCTTGCCGCCGACCCGGCGCTGGCCGCCGAGGTCAACGCCGAGATCGGGCAGAAGGTCACCGGCAGGATCAAGGTCTCGAGCATCCTCGAGGTGCTGCTGCCGAAGGTCGCCTCGCGCGAGCTGCAGCGCAAGGTCACGAAGCCGCTCGCCGGCCTCAAGCCGGCCGCCTACTACGGCTGCCTCCTGACCCGTTTCCCGAGCGCCGTCCCGGTCCCGGACGACGTCGAGAACCCCCAGGGCATGGAGGTCGTCTGCGCGGCGCTCGGCGCCGAGCCGGTGGAGTGGGGATACAAGACCGACTGCTGCGGGGCGTCGGCGGCGATCAACGACGCCGACCAGGCGCTGCTGCTGATGTCGCGGATCATCAAGGACGCGGTCGCCCGCGGCGCCAACTGTTTCGTCACGACCTGCCCGATGTGCCAGCTCAACCTCGACGCCTACCAGGGGCAGGTCCGGGAGAAGCACGGCATCCGCGAGCGGCTGCCCGTCTACCTGATCACGGAACTGGTCGGGCTCGCCCTCGGCATGGGCGCGAGCGAGCTGCAGATCGACCGGCATCTCGAGGAGGCCGTTGACCTCCTGAAGAAACTGAGGTTGGCATGAGCGTTCTCTCATCCAGCGGCAAGCGCGGTTCCGTCCTGGTCGTCGGCGGCGGCATCGGCGGCATGCAGGCCGCCCTGGACCTCGCCGACAGCGGCTTCAAGGTCCACATGGTGCAGCGGGAGTCCTCCATCGGCGGGACGATGTCCTCGCTCGACAAGACCTTCCCGACCGGCGACTGCGCGATGTGCATGATCTCGCCGAAGATGGTCGCCGCCGGCCGGCACCTGAACATCGAGATCCACACCCAGGCCGAGATCACGGGGCTCGAGGGCGAGGCCGGGAACTTCCTGGCGAAGGTCCGCAAGAAGTCGCGGTTCATCGACCCGTCCAAGTGCACCGGCTGCCTGGCCTGCGTCGAGAAGTGCCCCGTCGAGATGCCGAGCGAGTACGACCAGGGGCTCATCAAGCGCACGGCGATCAACCGCCGCTACGCGCAGGCGGTCCCCGGCATCGTGACGATCGACAAGGCGGGGATCTCCCCCTGTCGCGTGGACTGCCCGGCCGAGGTCAACGCCCACGCCTATGTGACGCTCACCGCCAAGGGGCGCTACCAGGAGGCCCTCGACGTCGTGCGGCGGACGAACCCCTTCCCGGCCTCCATCGGCCGGGTCTGCACGCACCCCTGCGAGAGCACCTGCCGCCGCGGGGACGTCGACGCGCCGGTCCAGATCTGCTACCTCAAGCGCTTCCTGACCGATTGGGAGGACGCGCACGGCGGCTTCAAGGCGCCGGCGCTCCCCGCCGAGAAGCTCGAGAAGGTCGCGGTCGTCGGCTCCGGCCCGGCGGGCATGACCTGCGCGCGCGACCTGGCGCTGAAGGGCTACCGGGTCACCGTCTTCGAGAAGCTTCCCGTCGCCGGCGGCATGCTGCGCGTTTCCATTCCGGCATACCGTCTGCCGAAGGACGTCGTCCAGAAGGAGGTCGACCAGATCGCCTCCCTCGGCGTCGAGGTCAAGGTCAACCAGGCGCTCGGCAAGGACTTCACGATCGACTCGCTCCTGGCGCAGGGGTACAAGGCGGTCTTCCTGGCGCTGGGCACCCACAAGGGCCTCAAGCTGCAGATCCCGGGCGAGGACGACATCGCCGGCGTGCTGGACGCCATCACCTTCCTGCGCGAGGTCAACCTCGACAACAAGCCGGACTTCAAGGGGAAGAAGGTCGTCGTCGTCGGCGGCGGCAACGCGGCCATCGACGCCGCGCGCTCCTCGCTGAGGCTCGGCGCCGAGGTCGCGATCGCGTACCGGCGCACGCACGCCGAGATGCCCGCCAACGCCTGGGAAATCGAGGAGGCCGAGGTCGAGGGCGTCAAGATCCAGGAGCTCGTCGCGCCGGTCCGGGTCGTCGGCAAGGACGGCAAGGTCACCGGCCTCGAAGTCCAGAAGATGCAGCTCGGCGAGCCGGACAAGAGCGGCCGGCGCCGCCCGGTGCCCGTCGAGGGCTCCAACTACGTGCTTCCCTGCGACGTCGTGATCTCGGCGATCTCGCAGGAGCCGGACCTCGCAGGCCTCGAGAAGGAGAGCCTCAGGACCACGAAGTGGAGCACCTTCGACGCCGACCCGGTGACGCTGGCGACGAGCCGTCCGGGCGTCTTCGCTGGCGGCGACGCGGTGAGCGGGCCGAGCACCGTCGTCCAGGCGATCGGCATGGGGCGCGACGGCGCCGAGTCGATTCACCGCTA
This bacterium DNA region includes the following protein-coding sequences:
- a CDS encoding flavodoxin family protein encodes the protein MRIMAFLGSPRKGGNTSILLDEAMRGVQEGGHAVELFRLAQMNIHGCLNCGGCEETGACVIEGDEMPKIYAAIREADRIILASPIFFSGIPAQAKAMIDRCQALWCEKYLLKREIPAGPAGRKGLFLTVGGMKMVKHAECANSTVTAFFRTVSVPEHAFLPFRGVDAKGAIREHPTALQEAYEAGKALAAT
- a CDS encoding 4Fe-4S dicluster domain-containing protein yields the protein MPAGALKLSSAQSLAQEVARRSGQNLLACYQCRRCAAGCPVGKESGVTPDRLIRMLLLGDEQGALDNLLVWKCLACYTCGTRCPNDIQTARITEVLKQISKAQHREPLLPRVAAFHGAFVKAAGQAGRFNELVGMGMYEAQVAAGELKRTGLKGVIAELKGQAKLGQAMMKKKRMHVKYETVKNKGEIKALYRKAGR
- a CDS encoding CoB--CoM heterodisulfide reductase iron-sulfur subunit B family protein produces the protein MAAPVKAEIAYFPGCSLHASSELYDRQCKTVLAKLDVALREIADWNCCGATSAAKVDDFLAIALPARNLGIADATGLAEMMIPCSSCYSRTLVAQRRLAADPALAAEVNAEIGQKVTGRIKVSSILEVLLPKVASRELQRKVTKPLAGLKPAAYYGCLLTRFPSAVPVPDDVENPQGMEVVCAALGAEPVEWGYKTDCCGASAAINDADQALLLMSRIIKDAVARGANCFVTTCPMCQLNLDAYQGQVREKHGIRERLPVYLITELVGLALGMGASELQIDRHLEEAVDLLKKLRLA
- a CDS encoding FAD-dependent oxidoreductase — protein: MSVLSSSGKRGSVLVVGGGIGGMQAALDLADSGFKVHMVQRESSIGGTMSSLDKTFPTGDCAMCMISPKMVAAGRHLNIEIHTQAEITGLEGEAGNFLAKVRKKSRFIDPSKCTGCLACVEKCPVEMPSEYDQGLIKRTAINRRYAQAVPGIVTIDKAGISPCRVDCPAEVNAHAYVTLTAKGRYQEALDVVRRTNPFPASIGRVCTHPCESTCRRGDVDAPVQICYLKRFLTDWEDAHGGFKAPALPAEKLEKVAVVGSGPAGMTCARDLALKGYRVTVFEKLPVAGGMLRVSIPAYRLPKDVVQKEVDQIASLGVEVKVNQALGKDFTIDSLLAQGYKAVFLALGTHKGLKLQIPGEDDIAGVLDAITFLREVNLDNKPDFKGKKVVVVGGGNAAIDAARSSLRLGAEVAIAYRRTHAEMPANAWEIEEAEVEGVKIQELVAPVRVVGKDGKVTGLEVQKMQLGEPDKSGRRRPVPVEGSNYVLPCDVVISAISQEPDLAGLEKESLRTTKWSTFDADPVTLATSRPGVFAGGDAVSGPSTVVQAIGMGRDGAESIHRYLRGLDMQENRPKLKDRVKFIKDIAKVKQAAKAEMPKLPLAERRGNFNEVELGFPEPVAMQEAGRCLNCAGCCECYYCVDACLAKAIVHDAPYEEDLELNVGAVILAPGLELYDAKVRGELGLGRWPNVVTSIQFERILSASGPSKGVVQRPSDGKHPVKVAWIQCVGSRDPHNANPWCSSVCCMYATKQAIIAKEHDARIEPKIFFMEMRAFGKDFDKYVERAKNEYGVKYQRAMVSAIKEEPGTGNLVLRHALEDGTLVDETFDMVVLSVGFQPHKDALRLAEVCGIEA